CTCCTGAAACCCGAGTGTTGTCAGCATCTCCTTGCGCAATCCTTGGGCTGAACGTGAGATAGTAagatggcttttctgcacgttcAGCCTGAGCCCCGACCATATAGCAAATCGATCCAATCTTGTGTTAATGACTCtaatagagtccatatcagcatgACAGAATAACAACAAGTCATCAGCAAAGCCCAACTGAAAAACCCTGGATGTATCACATTTCCAgtggaaggaaaataattcatcctgatTAATCAACTGTAGTATACCCAAGTATAGTACTTCCATTACAAGCACAAACAAGTATGGCGAAAGAGGATCTCCTTGTCGAAGCCTTTTGGCCCCTtaaagaaaccatgaggtttcccattcggcccaacagaaaatgaagttgtaGTAACACAcacctcaatccacttcacgaaATTAGaggggaacccaaataacttCATCACCGCGATCATAAAGTCCCACTCCGCTGTGTCGTATGCCTtccgaatgtccacttttaaGGCACATCGGGGTGGTAGACGGGCCTGGTTGTAGCCTGTAAATAGCTCCTAcgccaacataatattgtctccaaTGCTTCGACTGGGCACAAATCCCACTTGGCACGGACTAATTAGTTTGTCCAATATCACACTCAACTGTTGGACAATGAATTTGGCGATAATCTTATATAACACATTATAGTaagatataggacgaaaatcacCAACGGACATAGGAGAGTGTACCTTGGGTATAAGCGCCagaagtgtagtatttatctgcttcagaattTGTCCCGTAGTAAAGAAATCCAGCACTGCCGACGTCACTTCCTGCCCTACTATAGGCCATTCAGCTTTGAAaaagcccgatgaatacccgtcCAGCCCCGGTGCCTTAtcctcagcaatgtcaaaaactgcCTGCTTGACATCTGCTGGTGTGAATGGCAAGAGTAAAGAGCTAACGTCCTCTTCATTCAATAGATGTCTCACCCATGGTCGAAGGAACCGCAGATCTATCACGTCTCTCCTTCTTTCCCCACCAAGCAGGTTTTGGTAGTACATGACAAACTCATCGACTACCGCTTGTGGTTCTGTATGagtggctccatgatcatcattgatttgtaagattctcctcgCCGATCTCCattgagcaatcttacgaaagaatacttgggagcactggtcaccccccttcatccactgcatttttgctCGCTATTGGAGCATactttgttcaagtttggctGCTTTGGTTAGTATGAATCGACAACAATGTTCTAGCTGCAAGAATAATTCATCCTGTCTGTTAGAACTGACAAGTAGTtgcgccatctcaagaaaccctttagCCAGCTGGACATTATGTGATAAGTctcccttattcctcctctcCTGTCTAAACACTGATttaagtgctttgagttttcttgttaccgcatacataggcaccccaataatgttatgttgccaaacctgctgcacactgggaataaacGCTGGTGATAAAGTGAGGTAATTacgaatcgaaacatacctccatattgttGTTGACTATCCCCGTATAGATCAACGGTGAGTGATCTGAAGTACGTGGGGTGAGGCTAGTGTAAAAAGATGTTGgaatccatctatcattaatcatCATTCGATCTAACCTTTTCCAAAAATTTCGTGGACTTGCACTGCAGTTATGAAACATAtaccattctccctgcatgggtaatggtagTAAACCTGCATTCTGAATGCAGTCATTAAACTCTTCCATTGCCATTCGAATGTCTCCCGATGCTCCACATATTTCACTAAGATCTCGTACCacattgaaatcccctccaataAGCCACGGGATATCAACAGTCTGCATGGCAATAGTCTTTAGGGAACCCCATAACTCCCTCCTGTCTACCACCTCCGTAGGTCCATAAATCACAATAATGGCAATTGACTCACGTAGTGACCGTATATAAACAAGGCAATGGATGAATTGCGTACCACATTCAACaatatcaacatcaataaagtTATCATCCCACGCAATCCAAAGTCGATTACCAACCattccataatccacaaaccatttcgaATTGGGTAATAAGAAAGATTGAATAGCAGCTACATTATTAATAcaaacacgagtttcaagaagaccaaggaattgtaacctgaactcagcaatgATATCCGTCACTGCtagctgatggtctcttttgttcaggccaTGAACATTCCATATTACTGCATTCAACATGGGTCACCAAGAATGGGGCTGCTTTGATTAGGACCCCGTGACATctcatctgcatcatcaagtAAGTGTAGAGCATCAAACGTATTGTATACGACAATTTCCTTACCCTTACCCTTTCGACTCGGCCTTTCGCCACCAACACGAGGAGGTTTACGGCCATCTCTCTGCTTATCCATCTCTCGTTCTGGTGGTATTGTCTCCTGGTCAGGCACTGGTGGCGGCCTCATAACTCCTGGTTTAGGAACGTAAACAGTCACTGGTGGTATAATTGGTTTGGATGGTTTATTGAGTGCACAGTCCTTAACCGAGTGCCCTAATGTCATACAATTTGTACATTTGGGAGGTATCCACTCATATTCCACGTCAATTTTGCACAGTGTCTCTCCCCCTTCCTCGTCTGGCGTCATAATGATAATAGGTTTAGGTAATTTTGAGCTCACATCCAAcatcacacatacacgagcgaagtccaatctcgtgcatgcctTTGTAATCTCATCTGGATACATGGGGTTTGCCAATACCGCTGGCCACTATACTGAGGCCCTACTCAATCCATAATTCTACTGGTAAGTGtcttaattttatccaaacagggacctgtgtatgttttaatttcctcATCACCATCCCTGGCTCCCATTTCTGCATcacaattggttgtccttgaaaCAACCACGGTCCTccttcaattgcttcttccatatatgcAACAGTTTTgaactggaagaagaaaaaaccattCGTTGTAGCCTTTACCTCCTGCGATCCTGGCCAAATGGAGTTGGCAAAGTCTttaacatgataaaaatacGGGCgtttcccaagaaaataacCAACCGCTGTGGTTTTCCATTTTGTAGATCCATTGCGAATAGTTTCCATGATAGGTCTCACCaccacttcaccattttgtattATTGGAGGTATGCATGAAATTGTCTTCCgagatgaattattgaaagcatcagcaattttgtcatcaatgctCATATTGGAGTGTGTATTCAACGGAATATTACTCACAAACAAACTCGTGGGAAAAGAGCGTTCTTGTGTAGGAAGAGTGCTAATTTTGTCCATAGCATTGCTTATGTCATGCATTACATCAGCAGTTGCATCAGCGCTTGTGTCATTACTTACATCATCACATAGGTTAGCAGTGATGTCAGCGTCTGTGTCAGCAGCTGTGTCATGCCCCACGTCAGTAGTGATGTCATCGCTTGTGTCAGCAGCTGTGTCATGCCCCACGTCAGTAGTGATGTCAGCGTCTGCATCAACTGCTGTGTCATGCTCCACGTCAGCAAATTCCGGCGTCTCCTCAGTTCTCTCCGGCAGCACATTGTTCACTGTATTCGTCGGCCAAAAAACCGTCAGATTGGTCAGAAAGGTACCAGCAACAGACCCACTGTCTTTACCCATCGTTTCCGTCAAGATCCGTTCACCTATCTTGCCAGAAATGCTGCTGCACGACAACTGATTATCAACCTTTGTTCCTGTTCTGTTTTCCATCGAATCTGTAAC
The sequence above is a segment of the Sesamum indicum cultivar Zhongzhi No. 13 unplaced genomic scaffold, S_indicum_v1.0 scaffold00172, whole genome shotgun sequence genome. Coding sequences within it:
- the LOC105179570 gene encoding uncharacterized protein LOC105179570 encodes the protein MVGNRLWIAWDDNFIDVDIVECGTQFIHCLVYIRSLRESIAIIVIYGPTEVVDRRELWGSLKTIAMQTVDIPWLIGGDFNVVRDLSEICGASGDIRMAMEEFNDCIQNAEPQAVVDEFVMYYQNLLGGERRRDVIDLRFLRPWVRHLLNEEDVSSLLLPFTPADVKQAVFDIAEDKAPGLDGYSSGFFKAEWPIVGQEVTSAVLDFFTTGQILKQINTTLLALIPKELFTGYNQARLPPRCALKVDIRKAYDTAEWDFMIAVMKLFGFPSNFVKWIELINQDELFSFHWKCDTSRVFQLGFADDLLLFCHADMDSIRVINTRLDRFAIWSGLRLNVQKSHLTISRSAQGLRKEMLTTLGFQEDVLPIRYLGLPFLSSSLTIADCRPLLVKIDKRIAGWEGIALSYAGR